From a single Ovis aries strain OAR_USU_Benz2616 breed Rambouillet chromosome 23, ARS-UI_Ramb_v3.0, whole genome shotgun sequence genomic region:
- the LOC114110488 gene encoding thymosin beta-4-like yields the protein MDSAAATAQTRLHSLAVRSAPSATMSDKPDMAEIEKFDKSKLKKTETQEKNPLPSKETIEQEKQAGES from the coding sequence ATGGACTCGGCGGCGGCCACAGCGCAGACCCGACTTCACTCGCTCGCAGTTCGCTCCGCGCCCTCTGCAACCATGTCTGACAAACCCGATATGGCTGAGATTGAGAAGTTCGATAAGTCGAAATTGAAGAAAACGGAAACGCAAGAGAAAAATCCACTGCCTTCGAAAGAAACGATTGAACAGGAGAAGCAAGCAGGCGAGTCGTAA